In Arthrobacter alpinus, a single window of DNA contains:
- a CDS encoding methylenetetrahydrofolate reductase — protein sequence MSPPSLNRASAPLTHSAPTALSYELFPPKNQAAEAALWNTIRELESTNPDYVSVTYGANGSNRDTAVELLNRLLTETSLLPLAHLTCVGNTADELAEIISELLDHGVRGILALRGDLPKDAPSQPRPGSLNYAADLIELIRRVEQRRSALLCAGKVAIGVAAYPAQHPESPSVEHDVEVLLAKQNAGADFAITQVFFHADQYKDLVVRARRAGVIIPIIPGVMPLTSLRRVKRLGDITGVAPSTSLLDALGRADDAAESRRIGVAATVDLARAALDAGAPGIHLYTFNEHAAALEVLDKLQLLRPGRPPVAPRAAPTDSARLVRA from the coding sequence ATGTCTCCTCCGAGCCTTAACCGGGCATCGGCGCCGCTGACACATAGCGCGCCGACCGCCCTCTCCTATGAATTGTTCCCACCCAAGAACCAGGCCGCCGAGGCTGCCCTGTGGAACACGATCAGGGAGTTGGAATCCACCAACCCCGACTACGTGTCTGTCACTTATGGTGCCAACGGGAGTAATCGTGACACGGCGGTAGAGCTGTTGAACCGGCTCCTGACTGAAACTTCGCTGCTCCCGCTGGCCCACCTGACGTGCGTAGGCAATACGGCCGATGAATTGGCCGAGATTATTTCCGAGCTGTTGGACCACGGTGTCCGGGGAATCCTCGCCCTTCGCGGCGATCTTCCCAAGGATGCTCCGTCCCAGCCGCGGCCCGGATCCCTCAACTACGCTGCGGACCTGATCGAACTGATTCGCCGAGTGGAACAGCGCCGTTCGGCTCTGCTCTGCGCAGGCAAGGTAGCCATTGGTGTAGCCGCCTACCCGGCCCAGCATCCTGAATCGCCCTCCGTGGAACACGATGTTGAGGTCCTGCTGGCTAAGCAAAACGCCGGAGCTGACTTTGCCATCACCCAGGTCTTCTTCCATGCCGACCAATACAAGGACCTGGTGGTTCGGGCCCGGCGCGCCGGAGTGATCATCCCGATCATCCCGGGGGTCATGCCACTCACCTCGCTGCGGCGAGTCAAGCGTCTGGGCGACATCACAGGTGTTGCGCCGTCGACCTCCCTGCTGGATGCGCTGGGCCGAGCCGACGACGCCGCCGAAAGCCGCCGCATAGGTGTGGCGGCCACGGTGGACCTTGCCCGGGCCGCACTGGACGCCGGAGCGCCCGGCATTCACCTCTACACCTTCAACGAACATGCTGCGGCCCTGGAGGTCCTGGATAAACTCCAGCTGCTTCGACCGGGCCGCCCACCCGTGGCGCCCCGCGCAGCACCAACAGATTCGGCACGGTTAGTCCGAGCCTAA